One region of Microbacterium rhizosphaerae genomic DNA includes:
- a CDS encoding tetratricopeptide repeat protein, with protein MPLTQTRLDELWDFSDAPASEQRLRAAAEAASGSERAELLTQVARALGLQERFAEADAVLDEVAAGPDADDVVRTRTALERGRLRNSAGDAPAAVPLFAAAERTAAAAGLTFLQVDALHMIAIASPDGAAATDAALAVLEGVTDERTLRWLVGLHNNRGWAHFDAGRYDEALASFVASREAAERWGTSQQVQWADEAIAETVRHLA; from the coding sequence ATGCCTCTCACCCAGACACGCCTCGACGAGCTGTGGGACTTCTCGGACGCGCCGGCCTCCGAGCAGCGGCTGCGTGCGGCCGCCGAGGCCGCGAGCGGCTCGGAGCGCGCCGAACTGCTGACCCAGGTCGCGCGGGCCCTCGGCCTGCAGGAGCGCTTCGCGGAGGCGGACGCGGTGCTCGACGAGGTCGCGGCGGGACCGGACGCGGATGATGTCGTGCGCACGCGCACAGCCCTGGAGCGCGGGCGACTGCGCAACTCCGCGGGCGACGCGCCCGCTGCCGTTCCGCTCTTCGCCGCGGCCGAGCGGACTGCCGCCGCGGCGGGACTCACGTTCCTGCAGGTCGACGCGCTGCACATGATCGCGATCGCGTCCCCCGACGGCGCCGCGGCGACGGATGCCGCCCTCGCCGTCCTCGAGGGCGTGACCGACGAGCGGACCCTCCGCTGGCTCGTCGGGCTCCACAACAACCGCGGCTGGGCGCACTTCGACGCGGGGCGCTACGACGAGGCCCTCGCATCCTTCGTCGCGTCTCGCGAAGCCGCCGAGCGCTGGGGCACGTCTCAGCAGGTGCAGTGGGCCGACGAGGCGATCGCCGAGACCGTCCGGCACCTCGCGTAG
- a CDS encoding acylphosphatase → MRRVHVFVTGDVQGVGYRYTMRMVAHEAGVSGWVRNRRDGSVEAEVEGTDEQVDDVLAWMAEGPPGSRPSTAKVEEIPATGARGFEVRATA, encoded by the coding sequence ATGCGGCGGGTGCACGTGTTCGTGACCGGCGACGTCCAGGGCGTCGGCTACCGCTACACGATGCGCATGGTCGCCCACGAGGCCGGCGTCTCCGGATGGGTGCGCAACCGCCGCGACGGCTCCGTCGAGGCCGAGGTCGAGGGCACCGACGAGCAGGTCGACGATGTGCTCGCGTGGATGGCCGAGGGCCCGCCCGGCTCGCGACCGTCCACCGCGAAGGTCGAGGAGATCCCCGCGACCGGCGCACGCGGGTTCGAGGTGAGGGCGACAGCCTGA
- a CDS encoding NAD-dependent succinate-semialdehyde dehydrogenase, with translation MSDYAVVNPATGETLATYDTFTDAQVEEALATAADEYRDWSQRPVAERAELIRRVAQLHRERRDDLAAIIVREMGKPLAAAYAEVDFAADITEFYADNAETITADQPLQILGEGTAVIRKAPIGVLLGIMPWNFPYYQVARFAAPNLVIGNTILLKHAPQCPESAAAIERMYLDAGLPKGAYVNVYATNEQAATIIADPRVQGVSVTGSERAGAAVAELAGRNLKKVALELGGSDPFILLSTDDLDAAITAAVDARLDNNGQSCNAPKRFIVVDALYDAFLEKFTAAMQSQVVGDPFADDTTVGPLSSLLAAERLAAQVDKAVEQGATLVTGGTRDGAYYAPTVLTDVTPEMSVYREELFGPASVVYRVADEDEAVRLANDTSYGLGSYVFTTDPEQADRVANKIDAGMVYVNVTLADSPELPFGGVKRSGTSREMGLLAADEFVNKKLVRVGA, from the coding sequence ATGAGCGACTACGCAGTCGTGAACCCCGCCACGGGCGAGACCCTGGCGACGTATGACACCTTCACCGACGCCCAGGTCGAGGAGGCGCTGGCCACCGCCGCGGACGAGTACCGCGACTGGTCGCAGCGTCCCGTCGCCGAGCGCGCCGAGCTGATCCGCCGGGTCGCACAGCTGCACCGCGAGCGCCGCGACGATCTCGCCGCGATCATCGTGCGCGAGATGGGCAAGCCGCTCGCCGCGGCCTACGCCGAGGTCGACTTCGCCGCCGACATCACGGAGTTCTATGCCGACAACGCCGAGACCATCACGGCGGATCAGCCGCTGCAGATCCTCGGCGAGGGCACCGCGGTCATCCGCAAGGCGCCGATCGGGGTGCTCCTGGGCATCATGCCGTGGAACTTCCCGTACTACCAGGTCGCGCGCTTCGCCGCACCGAACCTCGTGATCGGCAACACGATCCTCCTCAAGCACGCGCCGCAGTGCCCGGAGTCGGCCGCCGCCATCGAGAGGATGTACCTGGATGCCGGTCTCCCGAAGGGCGCGTACGTCAACGTGTACGCGACCAACGAGCAGGCGGCGACGATCATCGCCGACCCGCGCGTGCAGGGCGTCTCGGTGACCGGCTCGGAGCGCGCCGGCGCGGCCGTGGCCGAGCTGGCCGGACGCAACCTGAAGAAGGTGGCGCTCGAGCTCGGCGGGTCCGACCCGTTCATCCTCCTGTCGACGGACGACCTGGATGCGGCGATCACCGCCGCGGTCGATGCCCGCCTGGACAACAACGGTCAGTCGTGCAACGCGCCCAAGCGCTTCATCGTGGTCGACGCGCTGTACGACGCCTTCCTCGAGAAGTTCACCGCGGCGATGCAGTCGCAGGTCGTGGGCGACCCGTTCGCCGACGACACCACGGTGGGCCCGCTCTCGTCGCTTCTGGCGGCCGAGCGCCTGGCCGCACAGGTCGACAAGGCGGTCGAGCAGGGGGCGACGCTCGTGACCGGCGGCACGCGCGACGGCGCGTACTACGCGCCGACGGTCCTCACCGACGTCACCCCGGAGATGAGCGTCTATCGCGAAGAGCTGTTCGGGCCGGCATCCGTCGTCTACCGGGTGGCCGACGAGGACGAGGCCGTCCGGCTCGCCAACGACACGAGCTACGGCCTCGGGTCGTACGTCTTCACGACCGACCCCGAGCAGGCCGACCGCGTCGCGAACAAGATCGACGCGGGCATGGTCTACGTCAACGTCACCCTCGCGGACAGCCCCGAGCTGCCCTTCGGCGGCGTGAAGCGCAGCGGCACCTCGCGTGAGATGGGCCTGCTGGCCGCCGACGAGTTCGTCAACAAGAAGCTCGTGCGCGTCGGCGCCTGA
- a CDS encoding LysE/ArgO family amino acid transporter codes for MLTSVVAGLGLGFSLIVAIGAQNLYVLRQGLRREHVPAVALICAVSDIVLISLGVSGIGLALQAVPWLVGVVRWVGAAFLLVYAGMAGWRALRPSGEALVADAASPTPSVHTRPGGTTTVAAQRLGTVILTCLALTWLNPHVYLDTVFLLGSIANSHGDQRWAFAVGAMMASAVWFFGLAYGARYLGRWLATTRAWRILDGIIAVVMVVIALNLALGA; via the coding sequence GTGCTCACCTCCGTCGTCGCCGGCCTCGGCCTCGGGTTCTCGCTCATCGTCGCCATCGGCGCGCAGAACCTCTACGTCCTGCGGCAGGGACTGCGCCGCGAGCACGTGCCGGCGGTGGCGCTCATCTGCGCCGTGTCGGACATCGTGCTGATCTCACTCGGCGTCTCGGGGATCGGCCTCGCGCTGCAGGCCGTCCCGTGGCTGGTCGGCGTCGTGCGCTGGGTCGGCGCCGCATTCCTGCTCGTGTACGCCGGCATGGCCGGCTGGCGCGCCCTCCGGCCCTCGGGTGAGGCGCTCGTCGCCGACGCAGCGAGTCCGACGCCCTCCGTGCACACCCGCCCCGGTGGCACGACGACGGTCGCCGCTCAGCGCCTGGGAACCGTCATCCTCACGTGCCTCGCCCTCACCTGGCTGAACCCGCACGTGTATCTCGACACCGTGTTCCTGCTGGGCTCGATCGCGAACTCGCACGGCGACCAGCGGTGGGCCTTCGCGGTCGGGGCGATGATGGCGAGCGCCGTGTGGTTCTTCGGCCTCGCCTACGGCGCACGCTATCTCGGGCGGTGGCTGGCGACGACCCGAGCATGGCGCATCCTGGACGGGATCATCGCCGTCGTCATGGTCGTGATCGCCCTCAACCTCGCGCTCGGCGCGTGA
- the nusG gene encoding transcription termination/antitermination protein NusG, producing MAEKYLDDADWATAAEQSSEDDEAQEGNILSAEERSVLSAETAAIHVVDDEDQDEDDSDLDDIDIDDPEADAIVNDALNIDEAAEAEAAAEVLNDSIAEEVAERLAEQADEVPPYDGPEPEGEEESETDDAELDPFEAFRAELRSLPGKWYVLHSYAGFERKVKANIEQRKSTLEVEDDIYQVEVPMEDVVEIKNGQRKMVNRVRIPGYVLVRMELNEDTWSVVRHTPGVTGFVGNAHNPTPLRFEEAYNMLKSNVEVKETPATKAAGGKGAPAAARSVITEVDFEVGETITIKEGSFAGLPGSISEIKPESGKLTVLVSLFERETPVELSFDQVTKQL from the coding sequence GTGGCTGAAAAGTATCTCGACGACGCCGATTGGGCGACCGCGGCAGAGCAGTCCAGTGAGGACGACGAGGCGCAGGAGGGCAACATCCTGTCCGCCGAGGAGCGCTCGGTGCTGTCCGCGGAGACGGCCGCCATCCATGTCGTGGACGACGAAGACCAGGACGAGGACGACTCCGACCTGGACGACATCGACATCGACGACCCGGAGGCGGACGCCATCGTGAACGACGCGCTGAACATCGACGAGGCGGCAGAGGCCGAGGCCGCCGCCGAGGTCCTCAACGACTCCATCGCCGAGGAGGTCGCGGAGCGTCTCGCCGAGCAGGCCGACGAGGTCCCGCCGTACGACGGCCCCGAGCCGGAGGGCGAGGAGGAGTCCGAGACGGACGACGCCGAGCTCGACCCGTTCGAGGCGTTCCGCGCCGAGCTGCGCTCGCTGCCGGGCAAGTGGTACGTCCTGCACTCCTACGCCGGCTTCGAGCGCAAGGTGAAGGCCAACATCGAGCAGCGCAAGTCGACGCTCGAGGTCGAGGACGACATCTACCAGGTCGAGGTCCCGATGGAGGACGTCGTCGAGATCAAGAACGGTCAGCGGAAGATGGTCAACCGCGTCCGGATCCCCGGCTACGTGCTCGTCCGCATGGAGCTCAACGAGGACACGTGGTCGGTCGTGCGTCACACGCCGGGTGTCACCGGGTTCGTGGGCAACGCGCACAACCCGACGCCGCTGCGCTTCGAAGAGGCGTACAACATGCTGAAGTCCAACGTCGAGGTCAAGGAGACCCCGGCGACCAAGGCCGCGGGCGGCAAGGGCGCTCCGGCCGCTGCGCGCAGCGTGATCACCGAGGTCGACTTCGAGGTCGGCGAGACGATCACCATCAAGGAGGGCTCGTTCGCGGGCCTGCCCGGCTCGATCAGCGAGATCAAGCCCGAGAGCGGCAAGCTCACGGTCCTCGTCTCGCTCTTCGAGCGCGAGACCCCGGTCGAGCTCTCGTTCGACCAGGTCACCAAGCAGCTCTGA
- the rplK gene encoding 50S ribosomal protein L11: MAPKKKVTGLIKLQINAGAANPAPPIGPALGQHGVNIMEFCKAYNAATESQRGNVIPVEITVYEDRSFTFVLKTPPAAELIKKAAGVQKGSKTPHTVKVAKLTKEQVRQIAEQKMPDLNANDIEAASLIIAGTARSMGITVED; this comes from the coding sequence ATGGCACCGAAGAAGAAGGTGACCGGCCTGATCAAGCTTCAGATCAACGCCGGTGCAGCCAACCCGGCGCCGCCGATCGGCCCCGCGCTCGGTCAGCATGGCGTCAACATCATGGAGTTCTGCAAGGCGTACAACGCGGCGACCGAGTCGCAGCGCGGCAACGTCATCCCCGTCGAGATCACCGTCTACGAGGACCGCAGCTTCACGTTCGTCCTGAAGACCCCGCCGGCCGCCGAGCTGATCAAGAAGGCCGCCGGTGTGCAGAAGGGCTCGAAGACGCCGCACACGGTCAAGGTCGCGAAGCTCACCAAGGAGCAGGTCCGCCAGATCGCCGAGCAGAAGATGCCCGACCTGAACGCGAACGACATCGAGGCCGCCTCGCTGATCATCGCCGGCACCGCCCGCTCCATGGGCATCACGGTCGAGGACTGA
- the secE gene encoding preprotein translocase subunit SecE: protein MVQDERGEVVAASDAPRTKKPGFFARVSTFMRQVFAELRKVVTPTRQELVKYTGVVLGFVIVMMALVYGLDVLFVWLTTVVFGTPGGAAS, encoded by the coding sequence ATGGTGCAGGACGAGAGGGGCGAGGTCGTCGCGGCAAGCGACGCGCCCCGCACGAAGAAGCCGGGCTTCTTCGCACGCGTGAGCACCTTCATGCGTCAGGTCTTCGCTGAGCTCCGCAAGGTCGTCACGCCGACGCGCCAGGAGCTCGTGAAGTACACGGGCGTCGTGCTCGGATTCGTCATCGTCATGATGGCGCTCGTCTACGGGCTGGACGTGCTCTTCGTCTGGCTGACGACCGTGGTGTTCGGCACGCCGGGCGGCGCGGCATCCTGA
- a CDS encoding TIR domain-containing protein, with protein sequence MTVFVSHSSTDTDAVQVLVRSLQTAGRTVWLDNESLVGGEAWWSAILTQIRECDVFVFALSMNSLDSDPCMAEFEYAKALGRPILPVEVGDVPPEERRNYEVYSEQLVDYRAPTADHAIALVRALTERERDKQPLPDPLPPEPPIPYLYLLRLGSVVRGRADISRTDQQLILAQLRAALREERSEQVRTSVRSLLRALRERPDATHAVVTEIDEVLAGRPVPAEPRQAEGVPETIPKPEPIPVPAPESTPIVTPQPPPPSTPMSTPTPMSTPRSKAPAGWYQDGKDPGIDRYWDGARWTEHTHPRAAAEQKTTDASSPGRPSQLWSTLAFVLGGLSVIPYVDFFLVGFAALAFGIVAVVRKERRGVAALIVSIVGPLVGFILTLVIVGATSSG encoded by the coding sequence ATGACCGTATTCGTCTCTCACTCCAGCACCGACACGGACGCCGTGCAGGTGCTCGTCCGCAGCCTGCAGACGGCGGGCCGCACGGTCTGGCTCGACAACGAGAGCCTCGTCGGGGGTGAGGCATGGTGGAGCGCCATCCTCACGCAGATCCGCGAGTGCGACGTGTTCGTGTTCGCCCTCTCGATGAACTCCCTCGACTCCGATCCCTGCATGGCGGAGTTCGAGTATGCGAAAGCGCTGGGGCGGCCCATCCTGCCGGTCGAAGTCGGGGACGTTCCGCCCGAGGAGCGCCGGAACTACGAGGTCTACAGCGAGCAGCTCGTCGACTACCGGGCGCCGACCGCCGACCATGCCATCGCCCTCGTCCGCGCCCTCACCGAGCGGGAGCGCGACAAGCAGCCGCTCCCCGATCCCCTCCCGCCGGAGCCGCCCATCCCGTACCTGTACCTGCTGCGTCTGGGCTCGGTCGTGCGCGGCCGGGCCGACATCTCGCGCACCGACCAGCAGCTGATCCTCGCCCAGCTGCGCGCCGCACTCCGGGAGGAGCGCAGCGAGCAGGTGCGGACGAGTGTGCGCAGCCTCCTGCGCGCGCTGCGCGAGCGACCGGATGCGACGCATGCCGTCGTCACCGAGATCGACGAGGTTCTGGCAGGGAGGCCCGTGCCGGCGGAGCCCCGGCAGGCGGAGGGGGTGCCCGAGACGATCCCGAAGCCGGAGCCGATTCCTGTGCCCGCTCCGGAGTCGACGCCGATCGTCACGCCGCAGCCGCCGCCCCCGTCCACGCCGATGTCGACGCCGACGCCGATGTCGACGCCCCGGTCGAAGGCGCCGGCCGGCTGGTACCAGGACGGCAAGGATCCGGGCATCGATCGGTACTGGGACGGCGCGAGGTGGACGGAGCACACGCACCCGCGTGCGGCGGCCGAGCAGAAGACGACGGATGCGTCGAGCCCCGGCCGTCCGTCTCAGCTCTGGTCGACGCTCGCGTTCGTGCTCGGCGGGCTGTCCGTCATCCCGTACGTCGATTTCTTCCTCGTCGGGTTCGCCGCACTGGCCTTCGGCATCGTGGCCGTCGTCCGCAAGGAGCGTCGGGGAGTGGCGGCTCTGATCGTCTCGATCGTCGGACCGCTGGTGGGCTTCATCCTCACGCTCGTCATCGTCGGCGCGACGTCGTCCGGCTGA
- a CDS encoding LysR family transcriptional regulator ArgP: MRIPFELAETVAAVVDEGTLDAAARRLHITPSAVSQRIKALEREVGRVLLVRSKPARATEAGTVVIRLARQLALLEHDARTALGGEGEGAAHRVTVPLAVNADSLATWFLPPLARLAHEHPVTFELHRDDQEYTTGQLEEGLVMGAVTSQAEAVAGCSVVPIGTMAYRAVAQPEFAATWFPHGATVDALAVAPVVDFNRKDELQTEWLVACGVDSGAPPRHHVPSSADFATAVRLGMGWGMLPPFQCDDELAGGRLIELGGPPIEVRLYWQQWNLRSGLLDAVGAAIVEEGRRALR; this comes from the coding sequence ATGAGGATTCCGTTCGAGTTGGCCGAGACCGTCGCCGCCGTCGTCGACGAGGGCACGCTGGATGCGGCCGCCCGGAGGCTGCACATCACTCCGTCGGCCGTCAGCCAGCGCATCAAGGCGCTCGAGCGCGAGGTCGGCCGCGTTCTGCTCGTGCGGTCGAAGCCCGCGCGTGCCACCGAGGCGGGCACGGTCGTCATCCGGCTCGCGCGGCAGCTCGCCCTGCTCGAGCACGATGCGCGCACGGCGCTCGGCGGCGAGGGCGAGGGCGCCGCGCATCGGGTCACCGTGCCCCTCGCCGTGAACGCCGACTCGCTCGCGACGTGGTTCCTGCCGCCGCTCGCACGGCTGGCGCACGAGCATCCCGTCACCTTCGAACTCCATCGCGACGACCAGGAGTACACGACGGGCCAGCTCGAGGAGGGGCTCGTGATGGGTGCGGTCACCTCGCAGGCGGAGGCGGTCGCGGGATGCAGCGTCGTGCCGATCGGCACGATGGCCTACCGTGCCGTGGCCCAGCCGGAGTTCGCCGCCACCTGGTTCCCGCACGGCGCGACCGTCGACGCGCTCGCGGTCGCACCGGTCGTCGACTTCAACCGCAAGGATGAGCTCCAGACGGAGTGGCTCGTCGCCTGTGGCGTCGACTCGGGTGCCCCGCCCCGGCACCACGTTCCGTCGTCCGCGGACTTCGCCACCGCCGTCCGGCTCGGGATGGGGTGGGGGATGCTGCCGCCCTTCCAGTGCGACGACGAGCTGGCGGGCGGACGCCTCATCGAGCTCGGCGGGCCGCCGATCGAGGTGCGCCTGTACTGGCAGCAGTGGAATCTGCGTTCCGGTCTGCTCGACGCGGTGGGCGCAGCGATCGTCGAGGAGGGCCGCCGCGCCCTGCGCTGA
- a CDS encoding iron chaperone, with amino-acid sequence MGTIDDYLAGLEPRDREVIAHVYAVAGEGIETVQGTSYAMPSLLYHGKALLAVMRTKKHIGVYPFSGRVPQVVADALGGFEYDKGTIRFQPEHPLPDDTIRAIVAARIAEIEDPGLTRRARG; translated from the coding sequence ATGGGGACGATCGACGACTACCTCGCAGGCCTCGAGCCGCGCGATCGCGAGGTCATCGCGCACGTGTACGCGGTGGCGGGCGAAGGCATCGAGACGGTGCAGGGCACGAGCTACGCGATGCCGTCGCTGTTGTATCACGGCAAGGCGCTCCTCGCCGTGATGCGGACGAAGAAGCACATCGGCGTGTACCCGTTCAGCGGGCGCGTGCCTCAGGTGGTCGCGGACGCGCTCGGCGGCTTCGAGTACGACAAGGGCACGATCCGCTTCCAGCCGGAGCATCCCCTGCCCGACGACACGATCCGTGCGATCGTGGCGGCGCGGATCGCGGAGATCGAAGACCCGGGGCTCACGCGCCGAGCGCGAGGTTGA
- a CDS encoding NAD-dependent succinate-semialdehyde dehydrogenase, which produces MTAENEAALLSQVPTGLFIGGDWVDAEGGRTFDVRDPSTNKVILTIADASPADGIRALDAAVAAQESWAATPPRTRSEILRRAWELLQERKEDAALLMTLEMGKPLAEARGEVAYGGEFLRWFSEEAVRITGRYGINPEGTGRMVVSQRPVGPSFFITPWNFPLAMATRKIAPALAAGCTVVIKPPALTPLSTIFFVKLLEEAGLPKGVVNVVATTTSSKVSGPIIADPRLRKLSFTGSTEVGRALIAQAAQGVLRVSMELGGNAPFVVFEDADLDKAVEGAMAAKFRNIGQACTAANRFIVHESIAEEFADRVTERVTAMKIGRGTEDGVAIGPLIDGDAVAKAVELVTDAVDRGAVVRTGGSAIEGEGTFFEPTVVSDVQAGSDILREEIFGPVLAIATFRDEDEAVRLANDTEYGLVSYVYTQDLARGHRMIDRLETGMMGLNAGVVSNAAAPFGGVKQSGVGREGGFEGIHEYLSTKYTLIPAE; this is translated from the coding sequence ATGACCGCAGAGAACGAGGCGGCCCTGCTGTCGCAGGTCCCGACGGGACTCTTCATCGGCGGCGACTGGGTCGACGCCGAGGGCGGCCGCACGTTCGACGTGCGCGACCCTTCGACCAACAAGGTCATCCTCACGATCGCCGACGCGAGCCCGGCCGACGGCATCCGCGCCCTCGACGCGGCGGTCGCCGCGCAGGAGTCGTGGGCGGCCACGCCGCCGCGCACGCGCAGCGAGATCCTGCGCCGCGCGTGGGAGCTGCTGCAGGAGCGCAAGGAGGATGCGGCGCTGCTCATGACCCTCGAGATGGGCAAGCCGCTCGCCGAGGCCCGTGGCGAGGTGGCGTACGGCGGCGAGTTCCTCCGCTGGTTCAGCGAGGAGGCCGTGCGCATCACTGGCCGCTACGGCATCAACCCCGAGGGCACCGGTCGCATGGTCGTGTCGCAGCGCCCGGTCGGCCCGTCGTTCTTCATCACGCCGTGGAACTTCCCGCTGGCGATGGCGACCCGCAAGATCGCCCCGGCGCTGGCCGCGGGCTGCACCGTGGTCATCAAGCCCCCGGCGCTGACCCCGCTGTCGACGATCTTCTTCGTGAAGCTCCTCGAAGAGGCGGGCCTGCCGAAGGGTGTCGTGAACGTCGTCGCGACGACGACCTCCAGCAAGGTGTCCGGCCCGATCATCGCCGACCCGCGGCTGCGCAAGCTGTCGTTCACGGGATCGACCGAGGTGGGCCGCGCGCTCATCGCTCAGGCCGCCCAGGGCGTGCTGCGCGTGTCGATGGAGCTGGGCGGCAACGCGCCGTTCGTCGTGTTCGAGGATGCCGACCTCGACAAGGCGGTCGAGGGCGCCATGGCCGCGAAGTTCCGCAACATCGGCCAGGCGTGCACGGCGGCGAACCGCTTCATCGTCCACGAGTCGATCGCCGAGGAGTTCGCCGACCGGGTCACCGAGCGCGTCACGGCGATGAAGATCGGCCGTGGCACCGAGGACGGCGTGGCGATCGGCCCGCTCATCGACGGCGACGCGGTGGCGAAGGCCGTCGAGCTCGTGACGGATGCCGTCGACCGGGGAGCTGTGGTCCGCACCGGCGGATCGGCCATCGAGGGCGAGGGCACGTTCTTCGAGCCCACGGTCGTGAGCGATGTGCAGGCCGGCAGCGACATCCTCCGCGAGGAGATCTTCGGTCCGGTGCTCGCGATCGCGACCTTCCGCGACGAGGACGAGGCCGTGCGCCTCGCCAACGACACCGAGTACGGCCTGGTCTCGTACGTGTACACGCAGGACCTCGCCCGCGGCCACCGGATGATCGACCGTCTCGAGACCGGAATGATGGGTCTGAACGCGGGTGTCGTCTCCAACGCGGCCGCGCCGTTCGGCGGCGTGAAGCAGTCCGGAGTGGGCCGCGAAGGCGGCTTCGAAGGCATCCACGAGTACCTGTCGACGAAGTACACGCTCATCCCTGCCGAGTGA
- a CDS encoding MarR family winged helix-turn-helix transcriptional regulator produces MVTTHTPEARTPAARASAGDEHALAVQALEAEFGELIARFRRLITEAAHRVSPGMLPGAYKVFTTIVRREHTTMSALAEMLIMDKGQLSRTVRELEQLGLVTRVPDPKDGRSSILSPTAEGLARLEAARVPQEDGLGHALAGWDVDDIRELTRLLHALLSEEPPAR; encoded by the coding sequence ATGGTCACGACCCACACTCCGGAGGCCCGCACGCCCGCGGCGCGGGCCTCTGCGGGCGATGAGCACGCCCTCGCCGTCCAGGCTCTCGAGGCGGAGTTCGGCGAGCTGATCGCACGCTTCCGGCGCCTCATCACCGAGGCCGCGCACCGCGTGAGTCCCGGCATGCTTCCCGGTGCCTACAAGGTGTTCACGACCATCGTCCGCCGCGAGCACACCACGATGTCGGCGCTCGCCGAGATGCTCATCATGGACAAGGGGCAGCTCAGCCGCACGGTCCGCGAGCTCGAGCAGCTCGGGCTCGTCACCCGGGTCCCCGATCCCAAGGACGGGCGCTCCAGCATCCTCTCGCCGACCGCCGAGGGGCTCGCTCGCCTCGAGGCCGCCCGGGTCCCGCAGGAGGACGGACTCGGACACGCCCTGGCGGGGTGGGACGTCGACGACATCCGCGAGCTCACGCGTCTCCTGCACGCGCTGCTGAGCGAGGAGCCGCCCGCGCGCTGA
- the rplA gene encoding 50S ribosomal protein L1 gives MATKSKAYEAAAGKIEAGKFYTGTEAVALAKETGSKKFDSTVEVALKLSVDPRKADQMVRGTVILPHGTGKTARVIVFATGAAAEAAIAAGADEVGGAELIEKVAGGWTAFDAAVATPELMGQVGRLGKVLGPRGLMPNPKTGTVTPNAAKAVEEIKGGKIEFRVDKHANVHFVVGKASFTAEQLDENLKAAIDEIVRLKPSSSKGRYIQKGAVSTTFGPGIPLDVAAL, from the coding sequence ATGGCTACCAAGTCCAAGGCTTACGAAGCAGCCGCCGGCAAGATCGAGGCGGGCAAGTTCTACACCGGCACCGAGGCTGTCGCCCTCGCGAAGGAGACCGGCTCGAAGAAGTTCGACTCGACCGTCGAGGTCGCGCTGAAGCTCTCGGTCGACCCCCGCAAGGCCGACCAGATGGTGCGCGGCACCGTCATCCTCCCGCACGGCACGGGCAAGACCGCCCGCGTCATCGTCTTCGCGACGGGCGCGGCCGCCGAGGCCGCCATCGCGGCCGGCGCTGACGAGGTCGGCGGCGCCGAGCTCATCGAGAAGGTCGCCGGCGGCTGGACCGCGTTCGACGCGGCCGTCGCCACGCCCGAGCTCATGGGCCAGGTCGGTCGTCTGGGCAAGGTGCTGGGCCCGCGCGGCCTGATGCCGAACCCCAAGACCGGCACCGTCACCCCGAACGCCGCCAAGGCGGTCGAGGAGATCAAGGGCGGCAAGATCGAGTTCCGCGTCGACAAGCACGCCAACGTGCACTTCGTCGTCGGCAAGGCCTCGTTCACGGCCGAGCAGCTGGACGAGAACCTGAAGGCCGCGATCGACGAGATCGTGCGTCTGAAGCCGTCGAGCTCGAAGGGCCGCTACATCCAGAAGGGCGCCGTGTCGACCACGTTCGGCCCCGGCATCCCGCTGGACGTCGCCGCGCTCTGA